The Flavobacterium psychrophilum genome includes a region encoding these proteins:
- a CDS encoding DEAD/DEAH box helicase, with amino-acid sequence METIPSPIIPKKKVYDYQQSDIQTLLSKVDSVPPGSRLLYQLPTGGGKTVIFSEIAKNYIQKYARQVVVLTHRVELCRQTSSVLKKMGINNLAYTSEVKKKPRVQPDCYVAMIETLKNRIRDKQFNPDGVGLVIIDEAHHNSFQKLLDKFSNAIIIGVTATPLSSDITMPLHKNYSELIVGENIQSLIAKGYLAKPKTHKYTVELNSLVAASHGDYTVASSDLLYASDPMLELLSEAYKNLCIGKKTLIFNNGIFTSKRVFQMFTDAGYAIRHLDNKTPKEERIATLKWFKETKGAILTSVSLLTTGFDEPSIQAIILYRATNSLTLYHQMIGRGSRRMSNKKTFTIVDLGNNTERFGEWNAPMDWKYIFENPESYLTKESKGSDYESHTISSELRSKFPKTLELSFDIESAYLDALKNNEKPKIVIRDSIRQHTLMCIENAETISEALHLSDELESEITWRVKQYCKCLENTTKNYTDWLQQDYKAKLRAMIQKLMHRIAAQ; translated from the coding sequence ATGGAAACGATACCTTCTCCCATTATACCAAAGAAAAAAGTTTACGACTACCAACAAAGTGACATTCAAACACTGTTATCTAAGGTAGATTCTGTTCCTCCGGGAAGCAGGCTATTGTATCAGCTTCCTACAGGTGGTGGAAAAACAGTTATATTTTCTGAAATCGCAAAAAACTACATTCAGAAATATGCACGACAGGTTGTTGTACTTACGCATCGCGTAGAATTGTGCAGGCAAACATCATCTGTTCTTAAAAAAATGGGGATTAACAATCTTGCCTACACCAGTGAGGTAAAGAAAAAACCACGTGTACAACCCGACTGTTACGTCGCCATGATTGAAACGCTTAAAAACAGGATAAGGGATAAGCAGTTTAACCCCGACGGTGTTGGTTTGGTTATTATAGACGAAGCGCATCATAATTCCTTTCAGAAACTGCTTGATAAATTCAGTAATGCCATTATAATTGGAGTGACTGCTACACCTCTGAGCTCAGATATTACGATGCCGTTACATAAAAATTATAGCGAACTGATTGTTGGTGAAAATATCCAGTCGCTTATAGCGAAAGGATATCTTGCAAAACCAAAAACACATAAGTATACGGTAGAACTTAATTCGCTTGTTGCAGCATCACATGGTGACTACACAGTTGCAAGTTCTGACCTGTTGTATGCATCAGACCCAATGCTGGAACTGCTTAGCGAAGCCTACAAAAACCTTTGTATTGGCAAAAAGACCTTGATTTTTAATAATGGGATTTTCACATCGAAAAGGGTTTTTCAGATGTTTACCGACGCCGGTTATGCTATCAGGCATCTTGACAACAAAACGCCAAAAGAAGAGCGTATAGCTACTCTTAAATGGTTCAAGGAGACCAAAGGAGCTATCTTGACGTCTGTATCATTATTAACAACCGGTTTTGATGAGCCATCTATACAAGCTATTATACTTTACAGAGCAACAAATTCATTGACGCTATACCATCAGATGATTGGAAGGGGCTCGCGACGAATGAGCAATAAAAAAACATTTACGATAGTAGATCTTGGTAACAACACAGAACGCTTCGGTGAGTGGAATGCACCAATGGACTGGAAATATATATTTGAAAATCCGGAAAGTTACCTGACCAAAGAAAGTAAAGGATCGGATTACGAGTCGCATACAATCAGCAGCGAACTACGTTCTAAATTTCCTAAAACACTTGAGCTGTCATTTGATATTGAAAGTGCATACCTGGATGCATTGAAGAACAATGAAAAGCCAAAAATAGTAATACGTGATTCGATAAGGCAACATACACTGATGTGCATTGAAAATGCAGAAACTATTAGTGAAGCACTCCATTTATCTGACGAGTTGGAGAGCGAAATAACCTGGAGGGTTAAGCAATACTGCAAATGCCTTGAAAACACAACAAAAAATTATACCGACTGGCTTCAACAGGATTATAAGGCAAAATTAAGGGCAATGATCCAAAAACTGATGCACCGCATTGCTGCACAATAA
- a CDS encoding ankyrin, which yields MDEITQALFAASRQGNVPVLKEIFALKDNLNVYDEKGFTPLIIAAYNNQPEAVTALLDAGADINLADNSGNTALMGACFKGYADVVQLLLDRNADIDAKHGNGGTALMFAAMFGRNDIVNMLLEKGADSSIKDMRGFSALDLAAQQGNTEAVAKLEGQS from the coding sequence ATGGACGAAATTACACAAGCTTTATTTGCAGCATCACGCCAGGGAAATGTTCCTGTATTAAAAGAAATTTTTGCACTTAAAGATAACCTTAACGTTTACGACGAAAAAGGTTTTACGCCACTAATTATAGCGGCTTATAACAATCAGCCTGAAGCCGTAACAGCACTTCTTGATGCAGGTGCCGATATAAATCTGGCAGATAATAGTGGAAATACTGCTCTAATGGGTGCATGCTTTAAAGGTTATGCAGATGTTGTACAACTACTTTTAGACCGCAATGCTGATATAGATGCGAAACATGGTAACGGCGGTACAGCACTTATGTTTGCAGCTATGTTTGGCCGTAACGATATCGTTAATATGTTATTAGAAAAAGGAGCTGACAGCTCTATTAAAGATATGCGTGGTTTTTCAGCACTAGATCTGGCTGCACAGCAGGGCAATACCGAAGCGGTAGCCAAACTTGAGGGGCAATCATAA
- a CDS encoding excinuclease ABC subunit A, protein MAKDPKDTNKEFTGFVTVKGAREHNLKNIDVKIPRDALVVFTGISGSGKSSLAFGTLYAEAQRRYLDSVSPYARRLFNQMAIPEVDEIEGLPPAVALQQQRGSVSTRSSVGSVTTISNLLRMLYSRAGDYPAGQSIIYAEAFSPNTPEGACPECHGLGRVYEVTEKSMVPDDSLTIRERAVAAWPSAWQGQNQRDILTTLGHDVDIPWKDLPKETRDWILFTDEQPVVPVYPNYSSDKVKEALKKKLPPDYMGTFTGVKRYVMHTFANTQSPLMKKRVAQYMLSSECPACHGKKLRKESLSIKFAGLDIAEMNRVPLEEMATIFAAFATPLAKQLSKSDKEHPEKITVAYRIAEDLLARLNVILDLGLGYLTLERSTPTLSPGELQRLRLATQVRSNLFGVVYVLDEPSAGLHPADTEALLRSLDRLKASGNSLFVVEHEIDVIHHADWIVDVGPAAGEMGGQVLYSGPPEGLKGIEASVTRQYIFSDKKTLQNNIIEPKGWLKLEGVTINNLTNLSAEFPLGVFTSVTGVSGSGKSSLVSQVLVELVADYLGTAVNNASSEEENPLDQNVVETLGGTITEGMEFIKRLVVVDQKPIGRTPRSNLATYTGLFENIRKLFAATKLAKSRKYDAGRFSFNVAKGRCPHCQGEGFVMVELLFLPSVYSPCPTCHGTRYNPETLEIKYNDKNIAEVLAMTVNQAYEFFADDKAVAHTLDVIRQVGLGYLRLGQSATELSGGEAQRIKLATELQRQQHGNTLYILDEPTTGLHPSDVEKLMIQLKGLVSAGNTVIVVEHDMDVIAASDWVIDVGPGAGNKGGTIVAKGTPSVVAKNKNSRTASYLAKHII, encoded by the coding sequence ATGGCTAAAGACCCTAAGGATACAAATAAAGAATTTACCGGTTTTGTAACCGTAAAAGGTGCACGCGAGCACAACCTGAAAAACATAGATGTAAAAATACCCAGAGATGCTTTGGTAGTATTTACAGGTATTTCCGGTTCGGGTAAATCATCTTTGGCCTTTGGTACTTTATATGCCGAAGCGCAACGCAGGTATCTCGATTCTGTATCTCCTTATGCAAGAAGGCTTTTCAACCAGATGGCAATTCCCGAAGTTGATGAAATTGAAGGGTTGCCACCCGCTGTAGCATTACAGCAACAGCGAGGATCAGTTAGTACAAGATCATCCGTGGGTAGTGTTACAACTATTTCTAATCTGTTGCGGATGCTCTATTCCCGTGCAGGCGATTATCCTGCCGGACAATCTATTATTTATGCTGAGGCATTTTCTCCCAATACTCCTGAAGGCGCCTGCCCCGAATGCCACGGATTAGGTCGCGTATATGAAGTTACTGAAAAATCTATGGTACCCGATGACTCGCTTACCATACGTGAGCGTGCAGTTGCAGCATGGCCCTCGGCATGGCAGGGACAAAACCAACGCGATATTCTTACAACCCTAGGGCATGATGTAGATATTCCCTGGAAAGATCTGCCAAAAGAAACACGCGACTGGATTCTGTTTACCGATGAACAACCTGTAGTACCTGTATACCCAAACTATAGTTCTGATAAAGTAAAAGAAGCTCTTAAGAAAAAACTCCCACCCGACTACATGGGAACTTTTACAGGCGTAAAACGCTATGTGATGCACACTTTTGCAAATACACAAAGTCCGTTAATGAAAAAACGCGTGGCGCAATATATGCTTAGCAGCGAATGCCCCGCATGCCACGGTAAAAAGTTACGAAAAGAATCACTATCAATAAAATTTGCCGGCCTTGATATCGCAGAGATGAACAGGGTTCCGTTAGAAGAAATGGCTACTATATTTGCGGCATTTGCTACACCTTTAGCTAAACAGCTTTCAAAATCTGACAAAGAACATCCTGAAAAAATTACTGTTGCTTACCGCATTGCAGAAGACTTGCTGGCCAGGCTTAATGTTATTTTAGACCTGGGTCTTGGTTATCTTACACTGGAACGTAGTACTCCTACCCTTTCACCGGGCGAATTGCAAAGATTACGGCTTGCAACGCAGGTACGCTCCAACCTTTTTGGTGTTGTATACGTATTGGATGAACCTTCAGCGGGACTTCACCCCGCAGATACCGAGGCGCTGCTCCGTTCTTTAGACAGGCTTAAGGCTTCTGGAAATTCTTTATTTGTGGTCGAACATGAAATAGATGTAATTCACCATGCCGACTGGATCGTAGATGTTGGTCCTGCTGCCGGAGAAATGGGAGGCCAAGTTTTATATAGTGGCCCACCTGAAGGATTGAAAGGTATTGAAGCATCAGTAACAAGACAGTATATTTTCTCCGATAAAAAGACTTTGCAAAATAATATAATTGAACCAAAAGGCTGGCTAAAATTAGAAGGCGTAACAATAAACAACCTCACCAATCTTTCAGCAGAATTTCCGCTGGGTGTCTTTACAAGTGTTACGGGTGTGTCGGGTTCGGGTAAAAGCAGCCTTGTTAGCCAGGTACTTGTAGAACTTGTCGCCGATTATCTCGGAACTGCTGTAAATAATGCCTCATCTGAAGAAGAAAATCCATTAGACCAGAATGTAGTTGAAACGTTAGGCGGAACTATTACTGAAGGTATGGAATTCATTAAACGATTGGTTGTTGTAGACCAAAAGCCTATTGGCAGAACGCCGAGGTCTAATCTTGCTACTTACACCGGCTTGTTTGAAAACATACGTAAATTATTTGCAGCTACTAAGCTGGCAAAATCACGAAAATACGATGCCGGAAGATTTTCATTCAATGTTGCTAAAGGACGCTGCCCACATTGTCAGGGAGAAGGTTTTGTAATGGTAGAACTTTTGTTCCTGCCAAGCGTATACTCGCCTTGCCCTACCTGTCATGGTACGCGATATAATCCTGAAACCCTTGAAATAAAATACAACGATAAGAATATTGCCGAAGTATTAGCTATGACTGTGAATCAGGCCTATGAATTCTTCGCTGATGATAAAGCTGTAGCACATACCCTTGACGTAATTCGTCAGGTTGGTTTGGGGTATTTACGACTGGGACAGTCCGCTACAGAACTCTCGGGTGGCGAGGCCCAACGTATTAAACTAGCAACAGAGTTGCAAAGACAGCAGCATGGCAACACCCTTTATATTTTAGATGAACCAACAACGGGGCTTCACCCTTCAGATGTTGAAAAACTAATGATACAATTAAAAGGCTTAGTTTCGGCGGGAAATACCGTAATCGTGGTAGAACACGATATGGATGTTATTGCCGCCAGCGACTGGGTTATTGACGTAGGCCCCGGAGCAGGCAACAAAGGTGGAACTATTGTAGCAAAAGGAACACCATCGGTTGTAGCTAAAAATAAAAATAGTCGGACGGCTTCTTATCTCGCTAAACATATAATATAG
- a CDS encoding dehydrogenase has protein sequence MKAAVIHGPGKITCDTIDDPKILNQDDIILKVTSTAICGSDLHIFSGGIPQPRPMVLGHEFMGIIEEVGKGVTHLKRGDRVVVPFPVACGTCFFCDHELPGHCENSNPEHYGPEGGIATEKGGALFGYTDLYGGYDGGQAQYVRVPYANFGPRVVPENLTDEQALFLTDIFPTGYTGIDWGQVKGGETVAIFGAGPVGIMAAKSAWLRGAARVVVVDTLQYRLDKAKATAHCETILWEDGPKGVVEQIRAITQGRGADVCVEAVGFEPERSFLDRAKAVVNFEKGSVKVLEACMSAVRRGGIVSVLGVYPANYDNFPIGQFFDKGIILRGGQAPAHKHIDKLLGYVTEGKVVLDDIITHRLPLTEIAHGYDIFDKKEDGCVKVVLDPWA, from the coding sequence ATGAAAGCAGCTGTAATACACGGTCCGGGTAAAATAACCTGTGACACTATCGATGATCCAAAAATCTTGAATCAGGATGACATTATATTAAAAGTGACTTCTACAGCCATTTGTGGGTCTGACCTTCATATTTTTTCAGGAGGTATTCCACAACCAAGGCCTATGGTGTTAGGACATGAGTTCATGGGAATAATTGAAGAGGTTGGAAAAGGAGTAACGCACCTAAAGCGCGGCGACAGGGTAGTAGTGCCATTTCCTGTTGCCTGCGGAACCTGCTTTTTTTGTGACCACGAATTACCGGGACATTGTGAAAACAGTAACCCAGAACATTATGGGCCTGAAGGAGGAATAGCAACCGAAAAAGGTGGAGCACTATTTGGCTACACCGATCTGTATGGTGGGTATGATGGCGGTCAGGCACAATATGTGCGCGTGCCTTATGCAAACTTCGGGCCGCGCGTTGTGCCGGAAAATCTTACGGATGAACAGGCTTTGTTCTTAACGGATATATTTCCTACCGGTTATACCGGAATTGATTGGGGGCAGGTAAAAGGTGGTGAGACTGTTGCTATTTTTGGTGCCGGACCCGTTGGAATAATGGCAGCAAAAAGTGCATGGCTTAGAGGTGCTGCAAGAGTTGTTGTCGTTGATACGCTGCAATACCGCCTTGATAAAGCAAAAGCGACAGCACATTGCGAAACCATATTGTGGGAAGATGGCCCTAAAGGCGTTGTAGAACAGATACGTGCCATTACGCAAGGCCGTGGTGCCGATGTATGTGTAGAAGCTGTTGGTTTTGAACCCGAAAGAAGTTTTTTAGACAGGGCAAAAGCTGTGGTTAATTTCGAAAAAGGTTCTGTAAAAGTTTTAGAAGCTTGTATGAGTGCAGTACGCCGTGGTGGAATTGTATCAGTGTTGGGTGTATATCCGGCAAACTATGACAACTTCCCGATAGGCCAGTTTTTTGATAAAGGTATTATCCTGAGGGGTGGTCAGGCTCCTGCACATAAACATATCGACAAGCTACTTGGATATGTAACGGAAGGAAAAGTAGTTTTAGACGACATTATTACTCACAGGCTCCCGTTAACTGAAATTGCACATGGCTACGACATCTTCGATAAAAAAGAAGATGGTTGCGTTAAGGTCGTTTTAGATCCGTGGGCATAA
- a CDS encoding oxidoreductase, with protein sequence MEKKHALITGATSGIGYELAKLFAKDGYNLVLVARNEENLKQTASEMEQLNSGIHTHVIAANLFESDAAQKVYDKTTELGITVNVLVNDAGQGEWGRFIKTDLKRETDLVQLNILSLISLTKFYLKEMVSRNEGRILQLASSVSKAPSPYLSVYAATKAFVLSFTEAVAEELKETEVRITALQPGATDTDFFHKAKAENTVTYKESDLYTAEEVAKAGFDGLMNGTTIVSPGFMNKAQKVMNTIMPDSAIAANMEKQMESSMKEDGRLESSHPASQRERSSINSKKEGVNGDY encoded by the coding sequence ATGGAAAAGAAACATGCACTAATTACAGGAGCAACAAGCGGTATTGGTTACGAACTGGCAAAACTTTTTGCTAAAGATGGTTACAACCTTGTACTGGTTGCCCGTAATGAGGAAAATTTAAAACAAACGGCATCGGAAATGGAGCAGCTTAACAGTGGTATTCACACACATGTAATTGCAGCCAACCTTTTTGAAAGTGACGCAGCACAAAAAGTGTATGATAAAACTACAGAGCTGGGCATTACAGTAAATGTATTGGTAAATGATGCAGGACAGGGCGAGTGGGGAAGGTTTATAAAAACTGATCTTAAACGTGAAACCGATCTTGTTCAGTTAAATATTCTTTCCCTTATCAGTCTGACCAAATTCTACCTTAAAGAAATGGTATCAAGAAATGAAGGAAGGATATTGCAACTGGCTTCATCGGTATCTAAAGCGCCATCACCATACTTATCGGTATATGCAGCAACCAAAGCTTTTGTTTTATCATTTACAGAAGCAGTAGCAGAAGAACTTAAAGAAACAGAAGTACGTATTACGGCCCTTCAACCGGGTGCTACCGATACTGACTTCTTCCATAAAGCAAAAGCAGAAAATACAGTTACCTATAAAGAAAGCGATCTGTATACTGCGGAAGAAGTAGCTAAAGCAGGTTTTGATGGGTTGATGAACGGAACTACTATTGTCTCACCCGGCTTTATGAACAAGGCACAGAAAGTAATGAATACAATAATGCCCGATAGTGCTATTGCAGCCAATATGGAAAAACAGATGGAGTCGAGCATGAAAGAAGACGGGCGTCTTGAAAGCTCACATCCTGCATCGCAACGCGAACGCAGCAGTATCAATTCTAAAAAAGAGGGTGTTAACGGAGATTACTAA
- the katE gene encoding hydroperoxidase (Catalase HPII; monofunctional catalase that decomposes hydrogen peroxide into water and oxygen; serves to protect cells from the toxic effects of hydrogen peroxide): protein MKKNDTPSTNPTDNAKLQDLEKNREYSEGQFITTDHGVRINNDHNSLKAGERGPSLLEDFIMREKITHFDHERIPERIVHARGSGAHGYFEAYGNAGEYTKAAFLNDTSVKTPVFVRFSTVAGFRGSTDLARDVRGFAVKFYTQEGNFDLVGNNIPVFFIQDAMKFPDLIHAVKPEPHNEIPQAASAHDTFWDFISLMPESMHMVMWAMSDRAIPRSLRMMEGFGIHTFRFINENNESVFVKFHWKPKLGTHAVVWDEALKISGNDPDFHRRDLWEAIENGDFPEWEFGVQIVPEADEHKYNFDLLDPTKIIPEELVPVIKIGRMVLNRNPDNFFAETEQVAFHPGHVVPGIDFSNDPLLQGRLFSYTDTQLLRLGSPNFHEIPINRPIAPMHNNQRDGHMRQEINVGRVSYSPNSLNNGYPEQAKEAEGGFVSHYERVEAHKVRERSESFADHFSQAALFFKSQTKVEQNHIISALRFELSKVETVAIRERMLGLLSQVDENLADKVAEGLGLTVPAQPEKPMNHGIGADADPQKHEPKPLDNSYQPSDALSMLKNPTVTNTIETRQVAFLCADGVSETSLNTLKKALEAKGATAKIIGPHAGNIKTDTGKEIKTDHTFFSSSSVLFDAIYIPKATNMSVLESNDNVIEFINDAYRHCKVIGADEGTDKLLSTTTIGNKLADKKEKTLPGVVMGNDANFANEFITELGKHRIWEREEKIVE from the coding sequence ATGAAAAAAAATGACACACCTTCTACAAATCCTACAGACAATGCTAAGCTGCAGGATCTGGAAAAAAACAGGGAGTATAGCGAAGGCCAGTTTATTACTACCGATCACGGCGTAAGAATTAACAACGATCACAACAGCCTTAAAGCTGGAGAAAGAGGTCCTTCATTACTGGAAGACTTTATAATGCGTGAAAAGATTACGCATTTTGACCATGAGCGCATACCGGAACGTATAGTCCACGCAAGGGGATCTGGAGCACATGGTTATTTTGAAGCCTACGGAAATGCAGGTGAATATACAAAAGCCGCATTTTTAAATGATACTTCAGTAAAAACACCTGTTTTTGTTCGTTTTTCAACCGTTGCAGGCTTTAGAGGATCAACAGACCTTGCCCGCGATGTTCGTGGCTTTGCAGTAAAATTCTATACACAGGAAGGTAATTTTGACCTTGTTGGCAACAACATTCCTGTATTCTTTATTCAGGATGCCATGAAGTTTCCTGACCTTATACATGCTGTAAAACCTGAACCTCATAATGAAATTCCACAGGCAGCTTCTGCACACGATACTTTTTGGGACTTTATCTCACTGATGCCTGAGTCTATGCACATGGTTATGTGGGCTATGAGTGACAGGGCGATTCCAAGGAGCCTGCGTATGATGGAAGGTTTTGGTATTCATACCTTCCGATTTATAAATGAAAACAATGAGTCAGTCTTTGTCAAATTCCATTGGAAACCTAAATTAGGTACACATGCCGTAGTATGGGATGAAGCATTGAAAATATCAGGTAATGATCCCGATTTCCACAGAAGAGATCTATGGGAAGCAATTGAAAACGGCGATTTCCCCGAATGGGAATTCGGTGTACAAATAGTTCCTGAAGCTGATGAACATAAATATAATTTCGACCTGCTTGACCCTACCAAAATTATTCCTGAAGAACTAGTTCCGGTAATCAAAATCGGCCGAATGGTTCTAAACAGAAATCCTGACAACTTTTTTGCAGAAACAGAGCAGGTTGCATTTCATCCGGGCCATGTAGTTCCCGGAATTGATTTCTCAAACGATCCACTGTTACAAGGAAGGCTTTTCTCGTATACAGATACACAGCTACTGAGGTTAGGCAGCCCTAACTTCCATGAAATTCCGATTAACAGGCCAATTGCACCAATGCACAACAACCAGCGTGACGGGCACATGAGGCAGGAAATCAATGTTGGCCGTGTAAGCTACAGCCCTAATTCTTTAAACAATGGGTACCCAGAGCAGGCTAAAGAAGCTGAAGGCGGATTTGTAAGCCATTACGAACGTGTTGAAGCTCATAAAGTACGCGAACGCAGTGAGAGCTTTGCCGACCATTTCAGCCAGGCAGCCTTGTTTTTCAAAAGCCAGACTAAAGTTGAACAGAACCATATTATTAGCGCTTTGCGTTTTGAATTAAGTAAGGTAGAAACTGTTGCCATAAGGGAAAGGATGCTGGGATTATTATCTCAGGTTGATGAAAATCTTGCCGATAAAGTAGCTGAAGGTTTAGGACTTACAGTTCCTGCCCAACCCGAAAAACCAATGAATCATGGCATAGGTGCCGATGCAGATCCTCAAAAACATGAGCCAAAACCTTTAGATAACAGTTACCAGCCATCTGATGCTTTAAGCATGCTTAAAAACCCAACTGTTACTAATACCATAGAAACAAGGCAGGTTGCATTTTTATGCGCAGACGGAGTCAGCGAGACGTCATTGAATACTCTTAAGAAAGCGTTGGAAGCAAAGGGTGCGACAGCTAAAATTATAGGCCCTCATGCAGGAAATATAAAAACCGATACCGGAAAAGAGATTAAAACTGATCATACCTTCTTTTCATCTTCTTCCGTATTATTTGATGCCATTTATATTCCAAAGGCAACTAATATGAGTGTATTGGAGAGCAACGATAATGTTATAGAATTTATTAACGATGCTTACAGGCATTGTAAAGTAATTGGTGCCGATGAAGGGACCGATAAGTTACTTTCTACAACCACTATTGGTAACAAACTTGCCGACAAAAAAGAAAAAACATTGCCTGGAGTGGTTATGGGTAATGACGCTAATTTTGCCAATGAGTTTATTACAGAATTAGGTAAGCACCGAATCTGGGAAAGAGAAGAAAAAATAGTAGAATAA